CAATGCTGTTTAAAATTGGACCTCTTAACAAACATAATGCCACTTGTGGGGCATGATAACAAACAATGCAAATAGGGAAATTACATTTCATCGCGTATAAATTATGTATAGATTTTCATTGGCACTCAGTGATCTAACTCAACGCAATAGCGCTCTAGGCTTATTGGTAACCGTGATTGTAATTCAAACCCAAAagatataatatacatttaaaagtTTGTAACAAAGTTCAAAGCAGTTAATGCTTGATTCATGTtaaatcttggttcccactagcgacacaaCGTAACACAAcatacgcaacgtaagaaaaggGAGGGAGAGGagagggaaccaagcttaatggtctgtctacactatcactttatgtgacaaaaaaaatgtgatatgcccatatgtGGAAACGATGATGTCATCTCACTACCAttttttaagcatatcactaccattatttggtAAACCATCAGGTAACTGGTTCAATATTTCACACAGTCCAAAGACAAACATTAACCTTTGAACTTACCCTTTTTAATAGAAATCCTTGTTTAATCAATTTTCCACCTTCCGGTCCATTTAATAATTTTGAAGGTATCACTACCTTCTCTTTTGCCCTTTTCAATTGTTTTTCGTCGTCTGAATCGGATTCATCGCTACTACTAGTGAATGTATCTTTGTTGTTAGATGTGAAGGCTGACtggataaaataaaagaaagaattCATAATTTACGAGAAAGGGAATTAACGAATAATTTATCATGATTATAAATACATACAGTTTGCAAACGTATAATCAGCTATTGTTGTTGATATGAAATGAAATAGACCCACTGCAGCCATGTAATATTTCGTTATTGTTACTTAAAGGGTCACTAGGCCTATAGAAAACTACAAATTCAACAATGGTAATGTAACGACTTTAATGTAATTATGACAGTGGTCTTTCGGAGTTGGTGGACACTAGAGGACACAGCGCAAGAATGTACGCGTAACAacactgaccaatcacaatggaTGGATGATTATCCCCCGTGCGTcgtaattggtcaaattaataATGCGCAACCTCCCTTCATCGCTTTCTAGTTGGAAATAAGCTTTACGCAAAATGAGATTAGTTTAATGATTTCAAAGGTAGAATTTGAGGAACAATAGACACACAGCAGCCATCAAAATGTCACTTACAAATCGATATAATGCATGTCGTTCGTCTTGGAATGTTTTTGCGTCTTTCATCCCGTTAGTGTCACCCTCTAGTGCTTGTAGATAAGCCCGCCCAAGTAGCCTATTGCATTGCTGAACTCCGTCCTCTCGATTTGAGACAAACGACCATTCTAAGAGCCAGTCTACCAAAGCCACTCCTGTTAAAGGTACATTAAAAAagcgtgatgtgcccaaatatggtagtactATACCcatggtagtgatttgacatcatcatgtccatatatgggcacatcccatatgttgtcacataacatttgatagtgtagacagagctttagaattagGATCAATGGTGTTTGTGTCacgtaaataaattgttcttcCGGGTGTGATGGAACTCATCGCCAACATTGATGAATTACGGCATAATTATTACTTGGCAAAATCCCAAAGAATTTTACTTGTTAGCACGGAACACaatttttaacttatttttcTGATTTGTTCCTGATTGTAAATAGCTTTATATCAATAGATTATGTCTTTTGATTTTCAATAAAATCGGTATATCGATGACGTCACaaaagcatattattattatattgatagTTGTTTTGTGTTGCTTTTGATTGGAAACAGTATAGTAGTTGGATACCCGGCCGCCTTACCTGTAAAACAGTGattgtattttttagtaccGACAACGTGCGTGTCCAGTTGAATACCACCTCCAGAATCTTGCATCGCTGATACAAGATCacttatataaaaaaagaaggaagtgaatattaaatcaataatacGCCTACATGGAGAGGGATGAGGATACAATCGAGATGTTTAGGAGCATGGACATGGGAGATATCAAACCtataatattttatgaaattagtTGGGTTAGGCTCgtgttgtaggcctatgtgatgTGACTATTGTATAGCATACTGACATTGTAGGCTATTGCATAATTGAATGTATACGCAATGTCATGACGGGTGCATGTACCTATTGCATTGATAGCATACTACATTTTAGGCTATTTCATAATGGAATATACGGAAGAAATTAATATCTATTGCTTTCCAAGAACAGTTACCATTTATAAAATAGCATAAAAtgtgaatgaaaataaatacatagaaaaacatTACACTTAAGAAATCAAACATGCAAAGCAGggggataaccctttaagcccAAACGCTTGTTTAGTGTAAGCATTCTCCATGGTGTAAGTGTTACCCCGCCCGGCCGGTGGCCAAATTTCACGCTTCCTGGCACACTTCGCCTGatttttcagtaggcctacattaggtcatggaggtataaaaatagattttttttttctatttttatacctccatgattaggTATTGTATAAATTACGGTTGAATCATACTGAAATCCATTAATCAAATCTtcgaaaatattaaatatgtgttaaatatttatgattttgttttacaGTGATCAATTCTTGTGTGGTTATTAGTTTCTATtaaaagtataatataatttcagtataggcctaacaatcgaataatattatttacagtTTCTTAAATGAACTATTTTTTATCTCAAGAAACATCATAACCAGGAAATTACAGGTGTGGTTAGACATTAAGACTTTGAACTTTGTTCATGATGTAATCATAGAGgtggtatacctccatggtataatTATATTCCCCATCATTGGTGAAGAGGATTAGATGGATTAAAAGATTACATCAGATGTTATGAATGGCATTAAgcctaataataacaatgcatgTTCATATGATTCAATAGAAGTTAAATTCCCTTTTTTCATAGCGTTTTGTTTTGGTTCCTTACTAATCACAGTATTTAGGGAAAATAAAGTCATCCATTggtaatttaatttctttaagtTGAGCGCAGAGGTCagatttgaaaaataaaaccaATGGTTTTGTCCAAGGGAAACTAAGGGAAATAatgtgatgtaggcctatctaaaAATAGCTTGTTTACTTTGGGACTTAGGTGTGGCCCAACTAATGACAGCCAATAGCGTTAGGATTACATTCGGCTACAAACCATCCCATTGGTTGACTTACTTTAAAGACTTGTCGTGTTCTTTACCGTCTACTCGAACGGCATCAACTCCTCTGATAGCCTCACTGATGGCAGCTACCCATTCTTCTCTTTCAGCGTCACCAGATGCTTGAACCAGAAGATCTTGACCAGCCATGGATGATATTTGAAATACGTCCTAAATTTAAAAGATGTTACATATAAAAACGGTACATTTAAAACGACTTTGTGATTATTAAGTTAATATATTCCCAACTAGAATTCTTGTTTAAAACAAGTGATTTAGAAATGTTAAAATTGTAACATACACCAAATTACTGGCGATGCCTACACtaataaactagtttgacaaaaaaagtgatgtgcccaaataatggtagtgatatgcccaaatatgatagtgcatcatcatgtcatatatggacacatcacattttttgtcacatattaATGGTTTAGACAAGCCTTAAGATATTTAAGCACTTGAAAGTGAGcaaaatactttattattgcGGACCACCATATTTTAAGATACAGTTAATTCGAGATTTCAAAAAGatttgtgacgtcatcaaataTATTGCAACGTCAATAGGCATGATAGGCTATATAGGATAGTAAATTATTACAACTTGGACAGGCACACAACAGAAAGATATACAAGTAAACGCACTGGTCATTTTTCCAAGTAGTAAATTATAACATTGATACTAACAATGCGTTGTTCTAGAATTATAGAAATATTTTCAACTCAGTGGGAAGCTTTCTAATTACAGGTTACTGCACCTCATAGGAAGTACTCTgactatatttataatttaaaaaaataaatattttaaaaagaaagttCAAGCGAGCAGGAAAACAATGCGCAAATATATAGCGTGTTGGAATTATTGCTTTAAGACGTCGTCTACGGTTACATTCATTATTGTCGTCGCAGTCGCCGCCGTCCTCGTCGTAGTGGTTATAATTGTGGTCGTCATTGTCGCCTTCGTTATCATTGTTTTGTATTCGTCATAGTCGTCGTCCTTTTCGTAGTGGTTGTCATGGTTGTGGTCGTCATTTTTATCTTCGTCATCTTTGTCTTGTGTTCGTCATAGTCGTCGTCGTAGCGGTTGTAATTGTTGTGGTCGTCATTGTCGTATTCGTCATTGTCGTCTATTGTattcgtcgtcgtcgtcgtcctCGTTGTAGTGGTCACCATTGTCatcttcgtcatcatcatcctctTTGCGTTCGTCATATCGTCGGCGTCCTCGTCGTAGTGGTCGCCATTGTCATCTTCGTCATCATTGTATTTGTATGCGTCATCGTCGTTGTCATCACCATCATCGTCGTCGATGTTTTCGTCaccaatatttacaataaatgtaCAAACCGTTTTCTTAGTGTATTGCGGAACGGGTGAGATAACAGAGCTTCCTTTTAATATGACGACACCAGCCGCCGCCTCGTCTTCCTTCTTTTTATAATATCGTAGTTCCTCCGGGAACAATACAAACCACCGGGTTCTCCAGTTGGTACGAACATGACCCTACGAGTAAAAGGTTTAAATTCAATGTAAAACAGTGTGTGatcttaataaaataaataggaaCGGATGTACGTGATTCCGAATGGTGATGTGATGCAATTGTATACCACTCTGCTCGGAGAGGATCTTTTGTATCCGTAATATCATAACCCATACATtacatttatgatttaaatgGTTAATAACTTCCCTTCCTATGCGTTATTCCGTACTATTTCTTTGAAGAGAAATAATGgaaaaatgcatttattattataccaaTGTTGGCGATCTAGAAATGGAAACGTGTTGATGAAGCCATAAAGATATAGCGAGATTACTCCCGGttaaagtattttattaattttataatttttttttggagCGGTTAACCGACATCTGCTTGCTTCCGGTGATGCAAAAACGTCAGCTTATAACTTACGGAAACAATATCTACAATTGGCAATTGATATAGGATTCTGATAAACTTTGAACACGTTCAAGCTAAATTGAATTTTGTGTTAGGCCTGTTGTGTTAAAAGGTCTCTCTCTGACCACCGTCCCATCCGACCTATATCTATACAAAACCTCCCGATACCATTAAGCCGCAAATTGTTGGTTGTGAGTCCAGAAATGCCCGTTCACACAGGGACACCTTTGATTAAAACAATGGCTAAAGGCCTATTTACACAGACGAACAATAACAGTAATGAATATTGAGTTCCGCTCAgaatagatacagattctacgtgggatcggacaagctacgcggttttccgcttacccttaccgctcgtctgtgtaaatttggCTTAACAAGTGCATTCAATGTTGTGTTTGCAGATGTGTTATGACAAAACAAAATAGTGatgattatataaaaatatatagaaatatacagaaatgattttaattaagcTTATTGTTATAAAATGCTGGGATTATACAGGTCGTTAGAATTAATCTATCTTCACAAcacaaaaaaacagaaaaaaaaattttaaaattatacataCTTATACAGTGCTTAATCATTGCATTCCGGAGGTGATTCTTTTCTGCTGGAGTGGTTGTAGGAATTAATAGATTTAATCATTGGCCATTCATTCATACAAATTCATTACAATAACAAATACTATAGTATTGCATTTTGTTTACTCTTAAATCAACGTTGAAATTTCAACAATTGAATGTCAAACAAATACTCGTTATAACTATTGGTTCTGCCGTAACAATTTAACTTTGACATTTTCGTGGGAACAATAGCAATAATTGCGAACCGCATGTAGGTCGGAAACTTAAGTAAACTCAGACAAGTGTGACAGAACAGATTAATTTATACACTTGATATTGGTAAAAATAGCctacaatacaattaaaaaaactaatttgacaCTTCTCTATGTGACCtgattgccttttatatcggacCTACACTACTGAAGTTATTATCGTGAACCCACTATGAAACTCTGTCTTcactatgaaactttatgtgacaaaaaatgtgatgtgcccatgatgatgtcatatcactactatatttaggcacatcattTTTCAAACtaattgatagtgtagatagggcTTTACTGAATATCACTTCGTTTCGttttttcgtttatttatttttttttccactcacttatatatatatatatcatttacatttacataacatatattaaatgtggatggatggaagtcacagtaagttcactgaactttaagtcgtgactcccgtatgcctataagtatactaacattgctacagagtagactaaaatatgaatatataatagtgaaagtacataaaatcaaaaaaaaaaaaaaaaaattaaattatagaaGTTAAGATAAATTACTAACTTTATATTTTAGAAGTTTGTATGAGTTCCTTCTCCTAAGGTTTTCCCCATTAAAATTTCAACAATATTGTACTCATAGAATATCTCCGATTTTTATCAAAAGAGAGTGTGTGGGTTCCCTCATATGGTATggtattaaaacatttaattaggcctaacaATTGTATTTTTGGTTTTATGCTAATTTTCTTcactttgtttattattatatacatttagaAAAACGGAACTCAGACCCGATAGACAGTAAACGAATGTTAACATTACCGTAATGCCTAAACAGTATAGGCTTACAATTCTTTTATTATACAATCAAAAGAATCATAGTACCGTGGGCTTACTATAGTGTTTCATATCGCAATTTTACAACCCCGCTGATTTCCTATTCAAATAAAATCAAGCTTATGTCAACATCCATTCTGTGTTATGTATATCATAGAGGTATCCTCTATGTGTATATCAAAAACAACGTTAAGCTTACCTTTTTGACGAGAAACCCTTCTTTTAACTTGGCGCGTTGTGTCATTTAGCCACCGACGATGTAGGACCTATTTTAAATCAGTAGCCCGTCCTTTAGAAAATCAACTCACCGGGTCTTGATCA
This DNA window, taken from Antedon mediterranea chromosome 9, ecAntMedi1.1, whole genome shotgun sequence, encodes the following:
- the LOC140058588 gene encoding pleckstrin-like, with amino-acid sequence MTQRAKLKEGFLVKKGHVRTNWRTRWFVLFPEELRYYKKKEDEAAAGVVILKGSSVISPVPQYTKKTDVFQISSMAGQDLLVQASGDAEREEWVAAISEAIRGVDAVRVDGKEHDKSLNDLVSAMQDSGGGIQLDTHVVGTKKYNHCFTGVALVDWLLEWSFVSNREDGVQQCNRLLGRAYLQALEGDTNGMKDAKTFQDERHALYRFSAFTSNNKDTFTSSSDESDSDDEKQLKRAKEKVVIPSKLLNGPEGGKLIKQGFLLKRGHVRRTWKARLFLLWDKPQLLQYYRGSKIDEEKPLGEVDINYCSVEILNTDSSDSKVKNKSRSNLFRVKTRKGKQYIFQASSTEERESWIRAIMSPGDFK